In the Paraburkholderia caribensis genome, one interval contains:
- a CDS encoding CC0125/CC1285 family lipoprotein has translation MKSNMKRMVLAVTVVAATAVLTGCATPYQSEGLTGGYKDRQIDDQTLHVQFWGNGYSTQPTVHKYFLFRCAELTQQHGFKYFMVVPPAMSGALEPTGNLVRSAGFDHNMMRKTAYYVPIIIPSGGGGTNRHEESADIRMFNDDAVLTMKVAGWDAAEVLDQLGPFVHSSGQTAADIPKAWVFEPGKPKVRAQDLLPTAPKKDVAAGT, from the coding sequence ATGAAGTCAAACATGAAGAGAATGGTACTTGCTGTCACAGTTGTGGCAGCGACGGCAGTCCTGACAGGTTGTGCCACGCCGTATCAGTCGGAGGGTTTGACTGGCGGATATAAGGACAGGCAGATCGATGACCAGACGTTGCATGTTCAGTTCTGGGGCAATGGGTACTCGACACAACCGACGGTGCACAAGTACTTCCTGTTCCGTTGCGCTGAGCTAACCCAACAGCACGGCTTCAAATACTTCATGGTTGTTCCGCCTGCAATGTCGGGCGCGCTCGAACCGACCGGCAATCTCGTCCGCAGTGCGGGGTTCGACCACAACATGATGCGAAAGACCGCCTACTACGTGCCAATCATCATCCCCAGCGGCGGTGGTGGGACTAACCGGCATGAGGAATCTGCAGATATCCGCATGTTTAACGACGACGCCGTGTTGACCATGAAGGTCGCCGGATGGGATGCGGCCGAGGTGCTCGATCAGCTTGGACCGTTCGTTCACAGCAGCGGGCAGACGGCGGCGGACATTCCGAAGGCATGGGTCTTCGAGCCAGGCAAGCCCAAGGTGCGCGCACAGGACCTGTTGCCAACTGCGCCCAAGAAGGACGTGGCTGCGGGCACCTGA
- a CDS encoding peptidylprolyl isomerase, translated as MKRHLNHITFTRLTATLALAVGLSGVAAPSMAANKPSSSHAKTAAPAAASGAASGPLPANAVARVNNVLITQEQVDAMLKATNTPDTPQTRTAIKNQLIARELFRQAAEKQHYDTRAQVLEAVEQAKSLAMTQAYLRDQVKPTPVTDADVKARYDAIVATLGDKEYKPSVIAVKDEATAKDVLAQLKKGTDFAQLAKQVSQGPAAAQGGAMNWVSFKTPIQPGATQGWPQPVAEAMVKLPQGGVTTTPVQVGDAFWIVKMDQSRATQIPDFDTTKAALRQQLEQVALQKATAQVVVDLMKNASIQQ; from the coding sequence ATGAAGCGGCATCTCAATCACATCACGTTCACGCGCCTGACGGCAACGCTTGCGCTGGCTGTCGGGCTGTCCGGTGTTGCGGCGCCTTCGATGGCGGCAAACAAGCCGTCCTCGTCGCATGCGAAGACGGCGGCTCCTGCAGCCGCGAGCGGCGCGGCGTCGGGGCCGCTGCCCGCCAATGCCGTCGCGCGCGTGAACAACGTGCTCATCACGCAGGAGCAGGTCGATGCGATGCTGAAAGCGACCAATACACCGGATACGCCGCAAACGCGCACGGCCATCAAGAACCAGTTGATCGCGCGCGAGCTCTTCCGGCAGGCCGCCGAAAAGCAGCATTACGACACGCGCGCGCAGGTGCTCGAAGCGGTCGAACAGGCGAAGTCGCTGGCGATGACGCAGGCGTATCTACGCGATCAGGTGAAGCCCACGCCCGTCACCGACGCCGACGTAAAGGCGCGCTACGACGCCATCGTCGCGACGCTCGGCGACAAGGAGTACAAGCCGAGCGTGATCGCGGTGAAGGACGAAGCGACCGCGAAGGACGTGCTCGCGCAACTAAAGAAGGGCACCGATTTCGCGCAGCTGGCGAAGCAGGTCAGCCAGGGACCGGCCGCCGCGCAAGGCGGCGCGATGAATTGGGTGTCGTTCAAGACGCCGATCCAGCCGGGCGCGACACAAGGCTGGCCGCAGCCCGTCGCCGAAGCGATGGTGAAGCTGCCGCAAGGCGGCGTGACCACGACGCCGGTTCAGGTGGGCGACGCCTTCTGGATCGTGAAGATGGACCAGTCGCGCGCGACGCAGATTCCGGACTTCGACACCACCAAGGCAGCGCTGCGCCAGCAGCTCGAACAGGTCGCGCTGCAGAAGGCGACGGCGCAAGTGGTGGTCGATCTGATGAAGAACGCGTCGATCCAGCAATGA
- a CDS encoding ShlB/FhaC/HecB family hemolysin secretion/activation protein produces MKRRPLVLRSCLAVLAIGAHAAASAQALAPLPPGGFNALPGRAEQDPGQRLLQEQQDRQRRNEIQQAPAQIAAPEVPALPNLPEGADVDTLPDVEPMFEISRIEFIGDRVLGQTELDHIAAPFVGKRLGRNRINLLLRRVTEAFIERGYITTRAYLGAQNLASGTLKVNVVAGKVAGFTLNGKPMRPRDPNEPWYDTHGGGLLTDAGTAWAFGDSVGDVLRLPDLEQGVDQINRLRRNQAEIQIMPGEAPGDSIVAISNRYGDRTFYNLGIDNYGSSQTGTLRYRGGVEADNVIGLQESLSLNYVGTEDSNALVFSAAVPFGYQTFSYTTSYSEYQQTIGDTALLQGRTFSQILGWNDVLTRSKSGRMSVDVTLNKMRTERSVNGIDLSPQDLTVARVALNGLRRFVANDQGAAATWDFGISQGLPWLAASHDDGDIGKSDAHSQFTKLDGTATLQMTLGSLLGTQWAYRGTLRGQFSRVALFGTQQIYLGGMDSVRGFTEGGIAGDSGAYMRNEAAWQNVPAWHDARVEPYVFLDGGKSHLVAQGGWPTLVGTGIGARAEWRHNAQTVTGEVLLGQALIQPAALGHKATVLLATLNWSE; encoded by the coding sequence ATGAAGCGTCGTCCCCTGGTCTTGCGCAGTTGTCTTGCCGTGCTCGCCATCGGCGCGCACGCGGCCGCGAGCGCGCAGGCGCTTGCGCCATTGCCGCCGGGCGGGTTCAATGCGCTGCCTGGCCGCGCGGAGCAGGACCCGGGCCAACGGCTGTTACAGGAACAGCAGGACAGGCAGCGGCGCAACGAAATCCAGCAGGCGCCCGCGCAGATCGCCGCGCCTGAAGTGCCCGCCTTGCCGAACCTGCCCGAAGGCGCGGACGTCGATACGCTGCCCGATGTCGAACCGATGTTCGAGATCAGCCGCATTGAATTTATCGGCGATCGCGTGTTGGGACAGACAGAACTGGACCACATCGCCGCGCCGTTCGTCGGCAAGCGGCTGGGGCGCAACCGCATCAATCTGCTGCTGCGACGCGTGACGGAAGCGTTCATCGAACGCGGCTACATCACGACGCGCGCTTATCTCGGTGCACAGAACCTTGCGTCGGGCACGCTAAAGGTCAACGTCGTCGCGGGCAAGGTCGCGGGCTTCACGCTCAACGGCAAGCCGATGCGCCCGCGCGATCCGAACGAGCCGTGGTACGACACGCACGGCGGTGGCCTCCTCACCGATGCCGGCACGGCGTGGGCATTCGGCGATAGCGTCGGCGACGTGCTGCGCCTGCCGGATCTGGAACAGGGCGTCGACCAGATCAACCGGCTGCGGCGCAATCAGGCCGAAATCCAGATCATGCCGGGCGAAGCACCGGGCGACTCGATCGTCGCGATCTCGAACCGTTACGGCGACCGCACGTTCTACAACCTCGGCATCGACAACTACGGCAGTTCACAAACGGGCACGCTGCGCTATCGCGGCGGCGTCGAGGCAGACAACGTCATCGGCTTGCAGGAATCGCTGTCGCTGAATTACGTCGGCACGGAAGACAGCAATGCACTTGTGTTTTCCGCCGCCGTGCCGTTCGGCTATCAGACGTTCAGCTATACGACTTCGTACTCCGAGTATCAGCAGACCATCGGCGATACGGCGTTGCTGCAAGGACGCACGTTCAGCCAGATTCTCGGCTGGAACGATGTGCTCACGCGTTCGAAGTCCGGGCGGATGAGCGTCGACGTCACGCTGAACAAGATGCGCACCGAGCGTAGCGTGAACGGCATCGACCTGTCGCCGCAAGACCTGACCGTGGCGCGTGTCGCGCTGAACGGCCTGCGCCGCTTCGTGGCGAACGATCAGGGCGCGGCCGCGACGTGGGACTTCGGCATCTCACAGGGGTTGCCGTGGCTTGCAGCAAGTCACGACGATGGCGATATCGGCAAGTCGGACGCGCACAGCCAGTTCACGAAGCTCGACGGCACAGCCACCTTGCAGATGACGCTCGGCTCACTGCTCGGTACGCAATGGGCGTATCGCGGCACGCTGCGCGGACAGTTCAGCCGCGTGGCGCTGTTCGGCACACAGCAGATCTATCTCGGCGGCATGGACTCGGTGCGCGGCTTTACGGAAGGCGGCATCGCGGGCGATAGCGGCGCGTATATGCGCAACGAAGCGGCCTGGCAGAACGTGCCCGCGTGGCATGACGCGCGTGTCGAACCTTACGTGTTTCTCGACGGCGGCAAATCGCATCTCGTTGCACAAGGCGGCTGGCCGACGCTGGTCGGCACCGGTATCGGCGCGCGTGCCGAATGGCGGCACAACGCGCAAACCGTCACGGGCGAAGTCCTGCTCGGACAGGCATTGATTCAGCCCGCAGCGCTTGGTCACAAGGCCACTGTGCTGCTGGCCACTCTCAACTGGTCGGAATGA
- a CDS encoding two-partner secretion domain-containing protein has translation MSRQSVNGGVGGTVRRIMQFCLFSLTLMSVRAHAAGVVADGGTATSVSTAANGHQTVNIAPSVGGVSHNTYSHFNVGSAGVDLNNVGINARTIVNQVTSTDPSVISGQLAVLGSRANVVLANPNGITINGGSFVNTGHVALSTGQVSFNDVRTGSVLQRNVVLDTETGTIIVGPQGLSSALVALDLIAKNILVNGPLTNTFTSPTATVRLLGGTSNVTLNTGVSPNDNANDWLSVNASATHDTASSFAVDITAAGSLTSGRVQLIVTDKGPGVRSAGPMNATLGDFTLASNGAVEFSTTTLTANGNVDMQVQDTLTATSMQMQAGSAASIASTGLLGLNSTSLLASGGIHLSGGGVKLYNDSGTQTVIASSNAGVVVKSSQDIVNVGSLVQGQTQTTGDSDSKGAVTLNASDNVLNQSTTTSKLGVLFGVKGDVVINAGGTITNEDARILSNSNVTLTAGGDVDNIIDHSSGVNGGNAVGYSNRSWRLIFVEHHENGFTVDYGALNDPDKLAYITADSGNVTINARNVNNVGGSILSNDGSIFVSAAQNLLTQGVFVGEASYHQSCFIFCSASASSTVQAFGGVMEAGKDITLKAGTQITNTGGTVIAIGNLKLDAPKTLAQGVLGYTVINRRNDLKTWFGNTWAAIYAADTGGVFTGGNGQVELTGEADIDGGSFNAPGGIHAAGGLNTMRVPYRAPVTIGTHNHLGLVSWFGL, from the coding sequence ATGTCGAGGCAATCTGTCAACGGTGGCGTCGGCGGCACAGTCCGCCGGATCATGCAGTTCTGTTTGTTTTCCCTGACGCTGATGTCGGTGCGTGCGCACGCAGCAGGCGTCGTCGCGGACGGCGGTACGGCCACTTCCGTATCGACGGCTGCGAACGGTCATCAGACCGTGAACATTGCGCCATCCGTCGGTGGTGTATCGCACAACACGTATAGCCACTTCAACGTGGGCAGTGCGGGCGTCGATCTCAACAACGTCGGCATCAACGCACGAACCATCGTCAATCAGGTAACGAGCACGGACCCGAGCGTGATCTCGGGCCAGCTCGCCGTGCTCGGATCACGCGCGAATGTGGTGCTGGCGAATCCGAACGGCATCACGATCAACGGTGGATCGTTCGTCAATACGGGCCATGTCGCGCTCTCGACCGGACAGGTCAGCTTCAACGATGTGCGGACCGGGTCGGTGCTGCAGCGTAACGTCGTGCTCGACACGGAGACGGGAACGATTATCGTCGGACCGCAAGGCTTGTCGAGCGCGCTCGTTGCATTGGACCTCATCGCGAAGAACATCCTCGTCAACGGGCCGCTGACCAACACGTTCACATCGCCGACAGCCACCGTCAGACTGCTTGGCGGCACCAGCAACGTAACGCTGAACACGGGCGTGTCGCCCAATGACAATGCCAACGACTGGCTCTCGGTCAACGCATCGGCGACGCACGACACGGCCAGTTCTTTCGCCGTCGACATCACGGCAGCGGGCTCGCTCACGAGCGGCCGCGTGCAGCTGATCGTCACCGACAAGGGGCCGGGCGTGCGCAGTGCAGGCCCGATGAACGCGACACTCGGTGATTTCACGCTTGCATCCAATGGCGCCGTCGAGTTCTCGACCACGACGCTCACTGCAAACGGCAACGTGGACATGCAGGTGCAGGACACACTGACTGCGACTTCAATGCAGATGCAGGCCGGCAGCGCTGCGTCGATTGCATCGACGGGTCTGCTTGGATTGAACAGCACGTCGCTCCTGGCAAGCGGCGGCATCCATCTCAGTGGCGGCGGCGTGAAGCTGTACAACGACAGTGGCACGCAGACGGTGATCGCGTCGTCGAATGCGGGCGTTGTTGTCAAGAGCAGCCAGGACATCGTGAACGTCGGATCGCTGGTGCAAGGACAAACGCAAACCACCGGCGACAGCGACTCCAAAGGCGCGGTCACGTTGAACGCCTCAGACAACGTGCTGAACCAGTCGACCACGACCTCGAAGCTCGGCGTGCTGTTCGGCGTGAAAGGGGACGTCGTGATCAACGCCGGCGGCACCATCACCAACGAAGACGCACGCATCCTGTCGAACAGCAACGTCACGCTCACGGCGGGCGGCGACGTCGACAACATCATCGACCATTCGAGCGGCGTGAACGGGGGCAACGCCGTCGGCTACTCGAACCGAAGCTGGCGGCTGATATTCGTGGAGCACCACGAGAACGGCTTCACCGTCGACTACGGCGCGCTGAACGATCCCGACAAGCTCGCCTACATCACAGCTGACAGCGGCAATGTGACGATCAACGCGCGGAACGTCAACAATGTCGGCGGCTCGATTCTGTCGAACGACGGCAGTATCTTCGTGTCGGCCGCGCAGAACCTGCTGACGCAAGGCGTGTTCGTCGGAGAGGCTTCGTATCATCAGTCGTGCTTCATCTTCTGCAGCGCGAGCGCGTCGAGCACGGTGCAGGCGTTCGGCGGCGTCATGGAGGCGGGCAAGGACATCACGCTCAAGGCGGGCACGCAGATCACCAACACGGGCGGCACGGTGATCGCCATCGGCAACCTGAAGCTCGATGCCCCGAAGACGCTCGCACAAGGCGTGCTCGGCTATACGGTCATCAACCGCCGCAACGATCTGAAGACGTGGTTCGGCAACACCTGGGCGGCCATCTACGCAGCCGATACGGGCGGCGTCTTCACCGGCGGAAACGGCCAGGTCGAACTGACGGGCGAAGCGGACATCGACGGCGGATCGTTCAACGCGCCGGGCGGCATTCACGCGGCAGGCGGCTTGAACACGATGCGCGTGCCGTACCGCGCACCCGTGACGATCGGCACGCACAATCACCTCGGCCTCGTTTCGTGGTTCGGTCTATGA
- a CDS encoding OmpA family protein, with protein MGVGVGAILGAVIANKNKAAAAAIGGAAGALAGGMIGHAVDSRRCALSKIAAKHDLTYTSAPLEVKTADTGKTEQVGSSFTVVDTARHTQFTTGSAELTPEAKIYFGEIAEQYRTSTRVAEASSDAEKAAAAQTKILLIGHTDDTGNSELNADLSERRARAVARLFADHGIAAENVFYQGAGETLPIADNRTEEGRAKNRRVEIVDLTGMRPDILQSYVGSRVPKYQYYRAASPQPDEQPTRTASTKVVQKQAKKTRGVDSQRVNNHVSTTASAGPASTKAPATAQASPPPTVTTRGTPDSIDFGWREAAPAGIGLQFAAAPAQSSSFSFLSTAVADEAPVSKSCVNDRPRVSHAMKSVADDRAVPVRDHVQNLYGSSWGAPLNGQYLALKDVSVLRNGSTAGTKPTLLVWKDYEHNGGLSGPAQVRLSPDVNAYAVKGGVLYRVFVNNAGVFDCADIIFANGKATAGELVRRKSNQYFTVEYVPVIART; from the coding sequence GTGGGTGTCGGCGTCGGGGCGATTCTGGGCGCGGTGATCGCCAACAAGAACAAGGCGGCGGCAGCGGCAATCGGCGGCGCCGCAGGGGCGCTTGCGGGAGGGATGATTGGTCACGCCGTCGACAGCCGGCGTTGCGCGTTATCGAAGATCGCCGCAAAGCACGATCTGACGTACACGTCGGCGCCGCTCGAAGTCAAGACGGCAGACACGGGAAAGACCGAGCAGGTCGGAAGCTCGTTCACCGTTGTCGATACGGCGCGCCATACCCAGTTTACGACGGGCTCGGCTGAGCTCACGCCCGAAGCGAAGATCTACTTCGGCGAGATCGCTGAACAGTACCGGACATCGACCCGTGTCGCGGAGGCTTCCTCGGATGCGGAGAAGGCGGCCGCGGCACAGACGAAGATCCTGCTGATCGGCCATACCGACGATACAGGCAACTCCGAACTCAATGCCGATCTGTCGGAGCGACGCGCCCGCGCAGTGGCACGGCTGTTTGCGGACCACGGTATTGCGGCGGAAAACGTCTTCTATCAGGGTGCCGGCGAGACGTTGCCAATCGCCGACAACCGGACGGAAGAGGGCCGCGCGAAGAATCGCCGGGTCGAAATCGTCGACCTCACGGGTATGCGGCCGGACATTCTCCAAAGCTACGTAGGCAGCCGCGTTCCGAAATACCAATACTACCGGGCCGCGTCACCGCAACCGGATGAGCAGCCGACGCGAACGGCGAGCACAAAGGTAGTGCAGAAACAGGCAAAAAAGACACGTGGAGTAGATTCGCAGCGCGTAAACAACCATGTTTCAACAACGGCGTCTGCAGGCCCGGCCTCAACGAAAGCGCCTGCTACAGCGCAAGCATCACCGCCGCCGACGGTTACAACCCGTGGCACGCCCGACAGCATCGATTTCGGCTGGCGCGAGGCTGCGCCGGCGGGGATCGGACTTCAGTTCGCAGCCGCTCCCGCGCAGTCGTCGTCATTCTCGTTCCTGTCAACGGCGGTCGCCGACGAGGCGCCTGTCTCGAAGAGTTGCGTGAATGATCGGCCACGCGTGTCGCACGCGATGAAGTCGGTGGCAGACGACCGCGCTGTGCCTGTGCGTGATCACGTGCAGAACCTGTATGGAAGCAGCTGGGGCGCGCCGCTCAATGGACAGTATCTTGCGCTGAAGGATGTCTCCGTGCTTCGCAATGGCTCTACGGCTGGTACGAAGCCAACCCTGCTGGTGTGGAAAGACTACGAACACAACGGCGGGCTGAGCGGTCCCGCGCAGGTGAGACTGTCACCGGACGTCAATGCCTATGCCGTGAAGGGCGGTGTGCTGTACCGGGTGTTCGTCAACAATGCCGGCGTATTCGACTGCGCCGACATCATCTTTGCGAACGGCAAGGCGACCGCCGGCGAACTCGTACGCCGCAAGAGCAATCAGTATTTCACCGTTGAATACGTGCCCGTCATCGCACGAACATAA
- a CDS encoding CAP domain-containing protein, whose translation MQRTITTAYFVVVTALAGCATKVAQVEKPEPPYQGPIVRLRYAPGPSNTIRVGEPTALDYVNARREEAGLPLIAVDDKLAEAAADHARYLDINRVGTHDEIEGRPGFTGVDVITRVRLHTPAYGASEVLAVFGGPRPVDTPIEDIFASPYHRGAILFDWARAGEASIVGSSSVTVVDFADIAPTLSETELVAWPYDGQRGVPTAWVNNEQPDPMGTDARYRGQVLGFPITLSGGPNAHIELRSVELRDQRGKKVACKIAPLTAADAARNTAICTPYEPLRTGTRYTVHALGRVTQLGKVAPFDLAWAFTTLDDNRKARSLVAQSDK comes from the coding sequence ATGCAGAGAACAATAACCACCGCATACTTCGTTGTGGTCACCGCGCTCGCGGGATGCGCAACCAAGGTGGCCCAGGTCGAAAAACCGGAGCCGCCCTATCAAGGACCCATCGTGCGGTTACGGTATGCGCCCGGCCCCTCGAACACCATCCGGGTTGGTGAACCCACAGCGCTCGATTACGTGAATGCCCGTCGCGAAGAAGCCGGGTTGCCGCTCATCGCAGTCGACGACAAGCTCGCCGAGGCCGCGGCAGATCATGCCCGCTACCTCGACATTAACCGGGTCGGCACGCATGATGAAATCGAAGGTAGACCCGGTTTCACCGGTGTGGACGTGATCACGAGGGTGAGGCTGCATACGCCAGCGTATGGCGCGAGTGAAGTCCTCGCGGTGTTTGGCGGCCCGCGTCCCGTCGACACACCGATCGAGGATATTTTTGCGTCGCCCTATCATCGCGGCGCAATCCTGTTTGACTGGGCACGCGCCGGCGAAGCGTCGATAGTAGGATCCAGTTCCGTGACCGTCGTCGATTTTGCGGACATCGCGCCCACACTTTCTGAAACGGAACTCGTGGCGTGGCCATACGATGGCCAGCGCGGGGTGCCCACCGCGTGGGTCAACAACGAGCAACCCGATCCGATGGGCACCGACGCGCGCTATCGCGGGCAGGTGCTCGGTTTTCCGATCACGCTGTCGGGCGGACCTAACGCCCACATCGAGTTACGCAGTGTCGAACTGCGTGACCAGCGGGGCAAAAAAGTGGCTTGCAAGATTGCCCCGCTGACGGCGGCAGACGCTGCGCGTAACACCGCAATCTGTACGCCTTATGAGCCGCTTCGCACCGGTACGCGCTATACCGTGCATGCCCTCGGACGGGTTACGCAACTGGGCAAAGTCGCACCCTTCGATCTCGCATGGGCATTCACGACGCTCGACGACAACCGGAAAGCGCGGTCGTTGGTCGCGCAGTCCGATAAATGA
- a CDS encoding AAA family ATPase has product MKIEKLELKNVSQFESLDVDFAPQDGPLSNVTILIGINGAGKTTILRSLATALSWYVARVRSDRGSGQPIPEAVIRNGANAASTTVTLIDDSERMSWTVAKVRPGRKAELASRMEAANKLADRYRHALSSDKAESLPLIAFYSVERVVLDVPLRIRGKRTFRQLDGYDNSLSQGVDFRRFFEWFREREDFENESGITKAIDAIATNKPEDLGKLSEFIKNGNHQLDTLQTLDWKGLQELLKQAQDAFSLVNTIRKGGLDSQLAAVRTAIEAFMPGFSNLRVRRKPSLHMSVEKDGRSFNILQLSQGEKSLMALVGDIARRLAMMNPTMDNPLLGDGVVLIDEVDMHLHPQWARSIVERLTTTFPNCQFIVSTHSPLVISDCKDVLVYGLNNGSLTTIPSQYGQDANTVLLDVMDTHIRNAEVARQLNDLLDLIQDNKLADAKALLNKLRAELPQSNLELTKASLLLRKREQRAEN; this is encoded by the coding sequence ATGAAGATCGAGAAACTCGAGCTTAAAAATGTCTCACAATTCGAGTCGCTGGACGTCGACTTCGCCCCCCAAGACGGCCCGCTATCAAATGTCACGATCCTCATCGGCATCAACGGCGCTGGCAAAACAACGATTTTGCGGTCGCTTGCTACCGCGCTAAGTTGGTACGTGGCCCGCGTGCGCAGTGACAGAGGTAGTGGGCAACCGATCCCTGAAGCGGTTATCCGCAACGGTGCCAACGCGGCCTCGACAACGGTTACGCTCATCGATGATTCAGAACGGATGTCGTGGACCGTGGCCAAGGTTCGTCCTGGTCGTAAAGCAGAGCTTGCCTCTCGAATGGAAGCAGCGAACAAGCTAGCGGACAGATACAGACATGCTCTCTCCAGCGACAAAGCCGAAAGCCTGCCGCTGATCGCTTTCTACTCCGTCGAACGGGTTGTGCTCGACGTACCATTGCGCATCAGAGGAAAACGCACTTTTAGACAGCTCGATGGCTATGATAACTCTCTCAGTCAGGGTGTAGATTTCCGTCGATTTTTTGAGTGGTTCCGCGAGAGAGAAGATTTTGAAAACGAGTCAGGCATTACGAAAGCAATCGATGCTATCGCGACAAACAAACCTGAAGATCTTGGGAAGCTTTCAGAGTTTATTAAGAACGGAAACCATCAACTGGATACTTTGCAGACCCTCGATTGGAAGGGTTTGCAAGAGTTATTGAAGCAGGCGCAGGATGCATTTTCGCTCGTCAATACCATTAGAAAAGGCGGGCTCGACTCCCAGCTTGCGGCTGTCCGGACAGCAATAGAAGCATTCATGCCTGGATTCAGTAATCTGCGGGTGCGCCGAAAGCCCAGTCTGCACATGTCAGTTGAGAAAGATGGGCGTTCGTTCAACATTCTGCAACTATCTCAAGGTGAGAAATCACTGATGGCGCTAGTTGGCGATATAGCTCGCAGGCTGGCCATGATGAATCCAACGATGGACAATCCGCTGCTCGGGGATGGTGTGGTACTGATCGATGAAGTTGATATGCACCTGCATCCGCAGTGGGCTCGCAGCATCGTCGAGCGTCTCACGACAACGTTCCCGAACTGTCAGTTCATTGTCTCTACGCACTCCCCGCTTGTGATAAGTGACTGCAAAGATGTTCTTGTGTACGGGCTGAACAACGGATCACTCACCACCATTCCTTCGCAATATGGGCAGGATGCGAACACCGTCTTACTGGACGTAATGGACACACACATTCGCAACGCCGAAGTCGCAAGGCAGCTGAATGACCTTCTCGACCTCATACAGGATAACAAGTTGGCCGATGCAAAAGCGTTGCTGAATAAGTTGAGAGCGGAGCTTCCTCAGAGTAATCTTGAACTGACCAAGGCAAGTCTGCTGCTGCGAAAACGGGAGCAACGTGCGGAAAATTGA